From the Pseudomonas baltica genome, one window contains:
- a CDS encoding ABC transporter permease — protein MSFKASSRKLFDSSLGIVLFLLLWEALPRLGIVNPGYLSPPSAVVAAIFDLAANGQLVKHLEASLLRSLAGLALAIVFGVGLGLLMGWFTRLESIVDPLLQLFRQTSALALFPVFILFLGIGEGSKIAIIFWACFWPILLSTISGVKQVDTLLINSALSMGANRRFLFLKIVLPSASPSIFTGVRLAGAYCITALVAAEMIGAHSGLGFLTLNSQEVFQIPSMYAGILLLALVGLALNFLLALLERRFTRWRRGLKHSG, from the coding sequence ATGAGTTTCAAAGCGTCTTCGCGCAAGCTGTTCGACAGCAGCTTGGGCATCGTTCTGTTCTTGCTGTTATGGGAAGCCTTGCCGCGCCTGGGCATCGTCAACCCGGGCTACCTCAGCCCACCGTCGGCGGTGGTGGCAGCGATATTCGACCTGGCGGCCAACGGCCAATTGGTCAAGCACCTGGAGGCCAGCCTGTTGCGGTCCCTGGCGGGGCTGGCATTGGCGATCGTCTTCGGCGTCGGCCTGGGCTTGCTGATGGGTTGGTTTACGCGGCTCGAGAGCATCGTTGATCCGTTGCTGCAGCTGTTTCGGCAGACCTCGGCGCTGGCGCTGTTTCCGGTGTTCATTCTGTTTCTGGGCATTGGTGAAGGCTCGAAAATCGCGATTATTTTCTGGGCGTGCTTCTGGCCGATCCTGTTGAGCACCATCAGTGGCGTCAAGCAGGTCGATACGCTGCTGATCAACTCGGCGCTGTCGATGGGTGCCAACCGGCGCTTTCTGTTCCTCAAGATCGTCCTGCCTTCGGCCTCGCCGTCGATTTTTACCGGCGTGCGGCTGGCTGGCGCCTATTGCATCACCGCACTGGTGGCGGCCGAGATGATCGGTGCGCATTCGGGCCTGGGGTTCCTGACGCTCAACTCTCAGGAGGTGTTCCAGATCCCGAGCATGTACGCCGGTATCCTGTTGCTGGCTCTGGTAGGCCTGGCGCTGAATTTTCTGCTGGCGTTGCTGGAGCGACGCTTCACCCGTTGGCGGCGAGGCTTGAAACACAGTGGTTAA
- a CDS encoding ABC transporter ATP-binding protein — MNAALPHKIVATGVQMAYQARDEAGREERVAVLDDFNLQVREGEFLSILGPSGCGKSTFLNILAGLTRKTGGQLDIDGQPLQGINRSQGVVFQGYALLPWRNVLDNIAVGLEIRGVGKRERLERAREYLSLVGLDGFAARYPHELSGGMRQRVAIARSLAYQPDVLLMDEPFAALDAQTRENLQDELLRIWESYKKTIVFITHSLDEAIFLSDRVAVMTQRPGRIKEIFDIDLPRPRAPGLRNTHAFVELRQRAWEALRDEVTHGADSGEPTPPQSWQGVATLGGYRIGV; from the coding sequence ATGAATGCTGCGCTACCTCACAAGATCGTCGCCACGGGCGTGCAGATGGCTTACCAGGCCCGCGATGAAGCCGGCCGAGAAGAGCGCGTGGCGGTGCTGGATGATTTCAACCTGCAGGTCCGCGAGGGCGAGTTTCTGTCGATCCTCGGGCCATCCGGTTGCGGCAAGTCGACGTTTCTCAACATTCTGGCCGGGTTGACGCGCAAGACCGGCGGCCAGCTCGATATCGACGGCCAGCCGCTGCAAGGCATCAACCGCAGCCAGGGCGTGGTGTTTCAGGGCTACGCCTTGCTGCCGTGGCGCAACGTGCTCGACAACATCGCCGTGGGGCTCGAGATTCGCGGTGTCGGCAAGCGCGAGCGCCTCGAACGCGCCCGCGAGTACTTGTCGCTGGTCGGCCTGGACGGCTTCGCCGCGCGTTACCCCCACGAACTGTCCGGCGGCATGCGCCAGCGCGTGGCGATCGCCCGCTCGCTGGCTTATCAGCCGGACGTGCTGCTGATGGATGAACCCTTCGCGGCGCTGGATGCGCAGACCCGCGAAAACCTGCAGGACGAGTTGCTGCGGATCTGGGAGTCGTACAAAAAGACCATCGTGTTCATCACCCACAGCCTCGACGAGGCGATCTTTCTGTCCGATCGCGTGGCGGTGATGACCCAGCGGCCGGGGCGCATCAAGGAAATTTTCGATATCGACCTGCCGCGTCCACGGGCGCCGGGGCTGCGCAACACCCATGCCTTTGTCGAGCTGCGCCAGCGCGCCTGGGAGGCTCTGCGTGACGAAGTCACCCATGGCGCAGACAGCGGCGAGCCCACGCCGCCACAGTCGTGGCAAGGCGTGGCGACATTAGGCGGTTATCGCATCGGAGTGTGA